A single window of Salvia splendens isolate huo1 chromosome 6, SspV2, whole genome shotgun sequence DNA harbors:
- the LOC121808976 gene encoding uncharacterized protein LOC121808976 — protein MEPLTAPDPEKFSKTLGLVFQGSNLNGKIWVFAEEGTRFCAECDTDQVLHGRVESPRLVGHIGISAVYAKCTRGERIHLWDKIREIALATEGSPWIIGGDFNTILSTGDRVGSDTNRQAEMVDFAEAIEDCRVLDPGFDGSEFTWAKNGLFERLDRVLVREPWAQCFEATRVKNLPRVSSDHGPVLVRCRTPRTHTEGRPFCFQNMWVRHDGFADLVRGDWSQPTGAGGLLNLQIKLGRAKKTLKEWNKAVFGNIHDNLREMEEKIAMAQAEFEERPSPDNKAEVNRSIAMYIRLLKMEEDFWRQKATLRWLAEGDKNTKFYQSWVKQKRLRMRIHKINVGGRELMEELEIRNSAVEFFQNLLAP, from the coding sequence ATGGAACCACTAACGGCTCCCGACCCGGAGAAGTTCTCCAAGACCTTGGGGCTCGTCTTCCAAGGATCAAATCTGAATGGAAAGATATGGGTGTTTGCTGAAGAAGGCACAAGATTCTGTGCTGAATGCGACACGGATCAAGTTCTTCATGGCCGGGTCGAGTCCCCTCGCCTTGTGGGACACATTGGCATTTCAGCGGTTTATGCTAAATGCACAAGGGGCGAAAGGATCCATCTGTGGGACAAAATAAGGGAAATTGCACTGGCTACTGAAGGCTCGCCTTGGATCATTGGGGgagacttcaacaccattctttCGACGGGCGATAGAGTTGGTAGTGACACTAACCGACAagctgaaatggtggactttgcggaGGCTATTGAAGATTGCAGAGTTCTTGATCCGGGGTTCGATGGCTCGGAATTtacatgggccaagaatggccttttcgAAAGGCTCGATAGAGTGTTAGTGAGAGAACCTTGGGCACAATGCTTTGAAGCGACTAGAGTAAAAAACTTACCTCGGGTTTCATCGGACCATGGCCCCGTGTTGGTCCGGTGCAGAACCCCACGTACCCACACTGAGGGCAGGCCATTCTGctttcaaaatatgtgggtTAGGCACGATGGTTTTGCGGATTTGGTTCGGGGTGACTGGAGCCAACCGACCGGGGCTGGAGGACTTCTCAATCTTCAGATTAAGCTTGGCCGAGCTAAGAAaacccttaaggagtggaataAGGCTGTCTTCGGAAACATTCATGACAACCTTAGGGAAATGGAGGAAAAAATAGCGATGGCCCAAGCAGAATTTGAGGAGAGGCCTTCCCCGGATAACAAGGCAGAAGTTAACCGTAGCATTGCCATGTATATCCGTCTTCTcaagatggaggaggactttTGGAGACAAAAGGCGACCCTTAGATGGCTTGCGGAGGGCGACAAGAACACCAAATTTTATCAAAGCTGGGTCAAACAAAAGAGATTAAGGAtgcgcatccacaagatcaatgtgggGGGGAGAGAACTCATGGAGGAATTGGAGATCAGGAACTCTGCCGTGGAATTCTTCCAAAACCTCCTTGCCCCGTGA
- the LOC121807656 gene encoding uncharacterized protein LOC121807656 gives MQRCNQPNRKHLSRAMPYLILWFIWSERNRSRHQDTRFKPHNVIWQVHMYIRNSMVNGCLKPKHWRGVKLGINIPQQAEAIRALPLAMAIKWEPPDPPWIKVNTDGSFNEAINKAGGGGVIRDFSGWGPALAREAMAHLILLKRQLKFRATFIHREGNKAADFLARMGLGRDRGQQMQQDSVPRELADLVRMDQMGLSHVRTLGRDGD, from the exons ATGCAAAGATGCAATCAGCCGAATAGGAAGCACCTTAGCCGAGCCATGCCCTACCTCATCCTATGGTTCATCTGGTCGGAGAGGAATAGGAGCCGACACCAAGATACAAGATTTAAACCCCACAATGtaatatggcaggtccacatgtacaTCCGGAATTCTATGGTAAACGGGTGCCTGAAGCCGAAGCACTGGcgaggagttaaacttggaattaaCATCCCTCAACAAGCGGAAGCCATTCGGGCGTTGCCTCTCGCCATGGCGATCAAATGGGAGCCACCGGACCCCCCTTGGATTAAAGTGAATACGGATGGTTCCTTCAATGAAGCGATCAACAAagcaggagggggaggagtcATTCGCGATTTCTCGG GATGGGGACCGGCGCTAGCCCGGGAAGCCATGGCGCATCTGATCCTTCTTAAGCGCCAACTTAAATTCCGTGCCACCTTCATTCACCGGGAGGGAAACAaggcggcggatttccttgcgagaATGGGACTAGGGAGAGATAGAGGCCAACAAATGCAACAAGACTCGGTGCCGAGAGAGCTTGCGGACCTCGTCCGCATGGATCAAATGGGCCTTTCACATGTTCGTACCCTAGGAAGGGACGGGGACTAG